AGTCGTTCTTGCTAACTCATCTATTAAAACAAGAGGCCTTACACCTTTTTTTATCTTTTTAACTATTCTATCTATCTCTAACATCTCTGCTGCAAAGGATGATAATCCCTCTTCTAAAGATTGAGTATCTCCAATTGATAAGCATATCTCATCAACAAGTTGTATTTCTCCCTCTATTGCTGGAATATAAAATCCCATTTGTGCCATATTTTGTACCAACCCTAAAGTTTTCAATGTAAGAGTTTTTCCAGACATATTTGCTCCAGTTATAACTGTCACGCCGTTGTGCAATGTTATATCAACCTTTTGGTATGTCTTGTCTTTATCCTCTAATATTTTTAAAACCTTTGGATTGAAAACACCTTTAAGCTCAGTTTTATTTGTAAATATAGGTTTCACTAAATTTAATTTTTGAGCTTGGTGTGCTTTTGCTAAAATTAAATCTAAATATCCTAATCTTTTTATAGAACTTTTTAAAACTTGATTATAGTTTGATAATTTCCTACTAATAACCTTTCTTACATCATCTTCCAACTGCATCTCAGTTTCATATAATGTCTCATCTTTAGTTTCTTTTATAACTTTTCTAACTTCAGATAATTCTATGGAGTAGGAACTATATATATGAAAACTTGCTATTCTAAGTTTATCTGGATCCAATATATCAATTACTTTTTCCAAATTTTGAGGAGCTAAAAATTTATAATTTTCACTCAAAATTTCATATATCTCTTGGGAGATCATGGAAAAAATTTTAATTTCAAAAAGTTCAACATCATCTAATATATATCCATTAGATAATCTATTTACAATACTCTCAATATCTTTTAATGCTGATAATTTTCTCTTTAATGTAGTATAAATCTTGGGATTATTTTCTAAAAGAGTTATTACACTTTGTAAATTTTCAAACTCTTTTTCCAATTTCAAAATATCTTTTGAAAACTCAATACTTTTTAATGTTCTTCTTCCCAATCTACTAACTATATCTAAGGTGTCAATTATATAATCAAATCCTATTTTTTCAAAGTTCATAACCTTCCTCCCTTAGATTAACAACAGGTACCTCTGTAAACTCCTCGATAGCTTTTATGAGCTCCTTTGAATCTAATATATGCCCTGTTGGAGCCACTGGATTAACTGTTATTGCTACTAGTTTTGTTTTTAATAATACCTTTAATTTCCCACCTTTTCTTATAAATCTACTTAGTATCTCTCCAGATACAAATACTTTGGTAAAATCTTTTACAACTATCTCTATATTTTCTAAAAAACTCTGCTTTGTTAAGCTCTCTATAAATCTTTCTGTTAAAACTCCTGTTATATAAAGAGAACAATCCTCTTGAAATATATTTTCTTCCAACTGTGAAAAATTTAATATTGATTTAATTGGTAGCTTATTTATAATATCTTTTTCCCATAAAATTTTATAAATTCCATCCTCTAAATCTATTATTTTCTCTTTTCTTTCCCTCTCTAAACTATCTAATTTTAAAAGATTTATAACATGCTTTGTTTTTTTTATAATCTCTTTACTATTAATAGAAACTGCCGCTCCTGTTGATAGAACTATTCCCTCTGTAATAATAGGAGACCCCACACTTAAACGTGATAGGGCCCCATCTACTAATACACTGTCTACACCTTTTTCTAGAACTTCCTCTATAATATCTTTTACCCAAGTTCCGTTAGATGGTCCAGATAGTAAAACTTTTCCCTCTCCTAGGGCTCTTGCTGTTACAAGACGCCCTAGAGCAGTGGATTTTTCACTAACATCTAAAATTTCAGCTTGAAATCTCTTTTTTATATAGTGTTTTTCACTAGTTACAAAAATCATCCCTTCATAGATTGTTATTTCAGGCTTTGATGTATCTGTCACTATGTCAACTGTTTCTCCATCTATTCCTATTGAGGTAACGGCTGTTGTAACCCCTTCATCCTTCAATCTTTTTAAGATATAATTCATAGTTTCTGTCTTACCAACATTTTTTTCTAATCCAATAGTTGCTATACTTTTATAATTTTTTATATCTTTTATAAAGGGCATGATTCTCTCCTTTCAAGCTTTCTATATATTAATGAGCGTTTCTTTGTTTTCTATCAAGTTGTCTTGGCTCTAAAGTCTCTTCACATCCACTCATAAGTCCTGCAACTCCAACTTGTTTTTTCTTTGTTTCACCTTTACAAACATCACATTCACAAGTATTCTCATAGTTTGTAGGTTGAGTATATGTTGTGATTACTCCCTCAAAGTTTCTAAGAACAACTTTATCTGGAGATTGAGAGATTATGTAGTTTGGCATAACTGGAGTTTTTCCTCCTCCACCTGGAGCATCTACAACAAATGTAGGTACTGCATATCCTGATGTATGACCTCTTAATCCTTCAATGATTTCAATACCCTTAGATACAGGTGTTCTAAAGTGCTCAATTCCCATTGATAAGTCACATTGATAGATGTAGTATGGTCTAACTCTCATTTTAACTAAGTTATGAACTAAATCTTTCATTACATGCACACAATCGTTTACTCCTTTTAATAAAACTGATTGATTTCCTAAAGGAACTCCTGCATCTGCTAACATATTACAAGCTTTAATCGCTTCTGGAGTTATCTCTTTAGAGTGATTAAAGTGAGTATTTAACCAGATTGGGTGGTATTTTTTTAACATGTTACAAAGTTCTGGAGTTATTCTTTGAGGCATAACAACTGGAGTTCTTGATCCAATTCTTACAATTTCAACGTGAGGAATCTCTCTTAATTTACTAATGATATGCTCTAAGTTCTCATCAGATAAAAGTAATGGATCTCCTCCAGAAAGTAGTACATCTCTTACTTGAGGTGTATTTCTTATATATTCAATAGCTTTTTCAATTCTTTCCATTGGTAAAGCGTGGTCTGTTTGCCCTGCAAATCTTCTTCTTGTGCAGTGTCTACAATACATTGAACACATATCAGTTACTAAAAGTAATACTCTGTCTGGATATCTATGAGTTAATCCTGGAACAGGTGAGTCACCATCTTCATGAAGTGGATCCAATTGATCTGCTGCTGATTTATGTAGCTCATTTATAGATGGAACTGCTTGCATTCTAACTGGGCACTTAGGGTTATTAGGATCCATTATACTTAAATAGTATGGAGTAATTCCCATTCTAATAGTTTCTAAAGACTTTTTAATCCCCTCTTTCTCTTGTTCTGTTAATGTCATTAAACTTTCAAGTTGCTCTAAAGTCTCTATTCTATTTCTAACTTGCCATCTCCAGTCATTCCACTGCTCATCTGTTACGTTAAATCTTTCTCTCAAATTCATCATTGATAAACTCCTCCAAAATTTTCTATTGAAACCTTTTTTATTTTTTAATAAATTTTTTAATTAAACGTATAGCTTTTCAAATAACTCTCTAATTGCTTTTGATTCTCTTATAATTTCTAAAGTTAAATTAGCATGTCCTTTTGTATATCCATTTCCAACTATCATAGTTACATCTTTACCTACACCCTCTGCCCCTAAAGCAGCTTTTGTAAATGATGTAGCCATTGAGAAGAAGTAAACTACTCCATCATCTTTTGTTATTAATATTGATGACATCTCTGTTCCAGGAACATTTACGTTATTTATTACAACATCACATAACTCCCCATTTGTGATTTCATTTATTTTATTATAAATCTCTACTGGCTTTGTTGCGTCTCCTACCAATACAACATGAGCAAGTCCTAAGTCTCTGATTCTTTGAGCATTTGCTTCTGAATATTCAAATACTATAACTTTTCCAGTTTTTCCTACATTTTTCATAGCTTGATAACAACAAAGGATTCCTGATTTTCCTCCTCCACCAATTATACAAACTGTATCTCCCTCTTTAACTAACTTTTCAACTTGAGCAGGTGCTCCAGCTACATCTAGTGCTGCAAGTGCTAATTTTTCAGGAATATCATTTGGTAAAACAGCATATATTCCACTTTCAAATAAAATTGCTTTTGCATCTACGTCTACTTGATCATTTGAAATATTAATCTTTTTAATCTTCTCTATTTTTAAAGGCGTTAATGAAAGAGAAACTAAAGTTGCTATTTTATCTCCAACCTTTAAGTTTTTATCAGGGAAATCTGGTCCTATTTTTTCAATAGTTCCAATTAACATTCCTCCCGATCCTGTAACAGGATTTTGCATTTTTCCTCTCTCTGCTACTATACTTTCAATCATCTCTGCCATTTTTTTCTCATCTTTATTACATGCTTCTTTAATTTGTGTAAAACTAGCTGAATCAATATTTAGAGTTTGTACATTAATTAATACTTCATTTGACATAATCTCCATATCATTAGATATTTTTAATGCTCCTTGTGGTAATGATCCAACAGGCTCTATTACTCTGTGTGTTCCAAATTTGCATCCCTTTTTCATAATATCCTCCTTAATTTAAACCTAATATTTTTCTTGCCTCAGTTGGATTTGCAATCTCTCTTCCAAACTCCTTTGCAAGTCTTACAACTTTTTCAACTAATTCACCATTACTTTTTGCTAATACACCTTTTTCAATATATACATT
This is a stretch of genomic DNA from Cetobacterium somerae ATCC BAA-474. It encodes these proteins:
- a CDS encoding MutS-related protein — encoded protein: MNFEKIGFDYIIDTLDIVSRLGRRTLKSIEFSKDILKLEKEFENLQSVITLLENNPKIYTTLKRKLSALKDIESIVNRLSNGYILDDVELFEIKIFSMISQEIYEILSENYKFLAPQNLEKVIDILDPDKLRIASFHIYSSYSIELSEVRKVIKETKDETLYETEMQLEDDVRKVISRKLSNYNQVLKSSIKRLGYLDLILAKAHQAQKLNLVKPIFTNKTELKGVFNPKVLKILEDKDKTYQKVDITLHNGVTVITGANMSGKTLTLKTLGLVQNMAQMGFYIPAIEGEIQLVDEICLSIGDTQSLEEGLSSFAAEMLEIDRIVKKIKKGVRPLVLIDELARTTNPQEGRALLKSVITILNNYFIESVITTHYDQVGEDVVKLRVKGIKKTEIEENVNYKNIEDYIDYSLIEVDDDSVPEEALTIGKLLKIDEDIINNAYKYL
- the ablA gene encoding lysine 2,3-aminomutase — its product is MMNLRERFNVTDEQWNDWRWQVRNRIETLEQLESLMTLTEQEKEGIKKSLETIRMGITPYYLSIMDPNNPKCPVRMQAVPSINELHKSAADQLDPLHEDGDSPVPGLTHRYPDRVLLLVTDMCSMYCRHCTRRRFAGQTDHALPMERIEKAIEYIRNTPQVRDVLLSGGDPLLLSDENLEHIISKLREIPHVEIVRIGSRTPVVMPQRITPELCNMLKKYHPIWLNTHFNHSKEITPEAIKACNMLADAGVPLGNQSVLLKGVNDCVHVMKDLVHNLVKMRVRPYYIYQCDLSMGIEHFRTPVSKGIEIIEGLRGHTSGYAVPTFVVDAPGGGGKTPVMPNYIISQSPDKVVLRNFEGVITTYTQPTNYENTCECDVCKGETKKKQVGVAGLMSGCEETLEPRQLDRKQRNAH
- a CDS encoding zinc-binding dehydrogenase; this translates as MKKGCKFGTHRVIEPVGSLPQGALKISNDMEIMSNEVLINVQTLNIDSASFTQIKEACNKDEKKMAEMIESIVAERGKMQNPVTGSGGMLIGTIEKIGPDFPDKNLKVGDKIATLVSLSLTPLKIEKIKKINISNDQVDVDAKAILFESGIYAVLPNDIPEKLALAALDVAGAPAQVEKLVKEGDTVCIIGGGGKSGILCCYQAMKNVGKTGKVIVFEYSEANAQRIRDLGLAHVVLVGDATKPVEIYNKINEITNGELCDVVINNVNVPGTEMSSILITKDDGVVYFFSMATSFTKAALGAEGVGKDVTMIVGNGYTKGHANLTLEIIRESKAIRELFEKLYV